The DNA segment AAAAGGCGACCTATGTACAAAAGTAATTATGACTGCCCCTGTTGCTGCCCACGCACCAAAGACGACCACCGTACAGTTTCACTCCCTCAAGATGTGCGCGTTCTGCTTCTTGGTCATCTCAGCCCTTTTCCCTCTCCTTAACAATGTCCAAGATAGAGTGATTGTTCATTCTGTGCCTGTGTCCACCGGCCCCACACTCCACCACAAAAAAAAGCCTTGGTCGAGTGCCCCTTGATGCGTTCGATGCGGCGCTGGTGGTGGAGTAGACAGCAGCGGCACCCATTGCAGCAGCTGCGGTGGCTATGATGGCCCCACCGCCCTAGACTGCATTCGAGTGCTTTGTTTAAGGTGGCGTAATCTTCTCGCGCGACGTCATCGACAGTCCGAATACCGGCTGTGCGCTCAGCAGCTTACAACGTTTCTGCTTACTTCTGCGACTTGTATCAGGTGGTCAATGACGTCAGCACAGGTGCTCCTTTGGTGAACGTGTGCGTGAGCTGCAACTCCCGAAACGCCACCGTCGGCCGTCGTGCAGGCCCTCCTCGCTTACCCATCAAGCAATGTAGCTGTCTTCTTCCTCTGTGCTCCACTTAAGATCGGTGTCGTAGCTGAAGGAGCGGGAGAAGACGAATTCCCGAGGATGGAAACGCCCGGAACCCTGCGCAAGTCCTCGCCGTTGATGCGGTGGATGAGGGACACCGGAAGCCTGAACTGTGCCTCCACCTTGGACTGCGCGTTGTTGTTGTATCAGTTCGCAATGACGGCACTCGACAGcatgaaggccagaacaagaagaGCAAGTTTATTGCGGAGCAttgatatatatagccttcgtgatagcgcggtttaagcactgcgcatgtcaggcaCATTGTTATCGTGTTATCACTCAAGCCCGATACATCCTTCCAAGGTTAGCACAAGACAGTGGTTCAAGTTAATGATAACTGATTGAAAGCAGCGTCATAACGAAGACGTTGGGGAGGCTTCGCGGTACGAGTCGACCTCCTCAGACTGATGACACTTGTGGGTTGCTCTGGGTGGGTAATCGAAGCCGAAGGCGTGGCACCGTGGGCTAGATGTTGGTCACAGAGCCCCGGAGGCTGCTGGGGTGCTGCACTTGTAGTGCCATAAGGCTGCGGTGTCACACTCTCTGGACTGTTCCTTGCATTTGGGTCAGCTTCGTCTGCGCAGTCGTCGTCGGTGTCATCGTCACTTGTTTCAGCATACTGCTCGCTGGAATGAAGCAGGTGTCGCCTGTTGCGCCGAAGAACACGACGACTTTCAGTTACAACGTGGCAGGACCTCGGGGCAGCTTCCCCAACCACCTTTCCTTTCTGTGACCAAGTTGTGTCTCGCAGCCTGACGACGTCACCTTTACCTAGTTGAGGCAACGGCTGTCCTTTGGGCGTCTGGCGGTGCTTCTTGACTTCGATAGTCTTGATACCGCCAAAATCGGGGAGATTAGATCGAAGGCGCCTGccttgaagaagctcgccaggggATTGACCATCAATCAGTGGCGTTGATCGGTAGGCCAGAAGACCTAGCCAGAAGTCGTGTCGTGCGTCTTGAGTTTTCTTCATTATCCGCTTGACAATTTGCACACCTTTTTCAGCAAGGCCGTTAGACTGCGGGTAGTGTGGGCTAGACGTGACGTGCGCAAAATCATACTCTTTAGCGAAGGCTGCGAACTCTTGGCTTGAAAACTGTGGTCCATTATCAGTGCACAGTTCGATAGGAATGCCGTATCGAGCAAACATAGCACTGAGAGCCGCAACAACACTTCTTGCACTTGTGTCTGGAAGCCTCTCGACATCTGGGAAGTTGGAAAGAGCATCATATACGACAACGTAAgaatttcccccaaaacaaaagaTGTCCGCTCCGACCCTGTACCACGCACACTGCGGCACCGGGCGCATTATCAGCGGTTCTTTGGCTTGCTGGTACGCGAACTTTCTGCATGTAGAACAGTTTTGGAGAAGCACTGCGATGTCGTTGTTCAAGCCTTGCCAAAAAACGAGAAGTCTTGCTCTTTCTTTGCATTTGTTTAAGCCAAGGTGGCCGGCATGAATTCTTgttagcatttcttgtctcatgcttCTCGGTATGACAGCTTTTGTTCCTTTGAACAGAATTCCGTTGATTACGGACAGTTCAGATGAAAACGGCTTCAGCTCACCTTGAATTGGGTTTCCTGCTGATAAGTTGCTGACGACAGTCTGCAAGTAGCAGTCACGAGCAGTTTCCTTTGCCAGTTTTTGCTGCGTTGTTACCGTGACCATGCCGTtcaggagctgtagtgcgtgaactTCGACGTCTTCTGTGGCACCAGCATTGTCGACACCCCCGGGTGTAGTCGATCGTGAGAGCATGTCTGCCAAGACCAGGTGCTTCCCTGGAACGTACTGTAGAACATAGTCATATCTGAGAAGTCTTAAAAAAATCTCTGCAATCGTGGGGGCATGTCACAAATTCCTTTAGCAGCGATTGACAGAAGTGGCTTGTGGTCGGTCTCGATAATGACCGTCTGTCCATACACAAACTGATGAAACTTCTCGCAACCGAACAGAATGCCCAGCgtctccttttcaatttgcgCGTAACGCTGCTCCGGTGGTGTTAAGACTCGTGAAGCATATGCCACCGGTCGCCAGTCACCACCGTGACACTGTAaaagcgccgctccgacgccgtccTTGGACGCATCgcaagttatttttgttttctttttggggTCAAATATTGCTAGCAAGGGTGATGTCGCAAGTGCCTGCGTGATGCATTTCCATTCCTTCGCGGGGTTGTCGGTCCACTCGAACTCGACTTGCGGTTTGATAAGCGCTCGCAGCATCGCTGTTCGTTCTGACAACACTGGCACGTATTTTCCGAAGTAGTTGATCACTCCTAACATGCGCTGTAGATCGGTTTTGCTTTTTGGCGTTGGCATTTCCAACAGATTGCGCACAAGCTTCGGGTTCGGGGAAATTCCTTTTTGTCCGATAACGTCACCCAGAAAATGCACCTCTGTTAAACCGAACTTGCATTTTTCGGCGTTTAGTGTCAATCCTGCTGTTTCGGCAGCTTTCAGAACTGCTACTAGCCGTTCATCATGCTCTTGAcgtgtagtgccccacaccaaaatGTCGTCGATATACACGTGAACTCCTGGCAGCCCGTCCAACATCTGactcagcattttgtgaaaaacTTCCGGTGCCGATGAAATGCCAAACGGCAGGCGCAAGTAACGGTATCGACCGAAAGGAGTGGCAAAAGTGCAAATTTTTGATGTTGCGTCGTCGAGGGGTATCTGGTGAAATCCAGAGTTTGCATCTAGGCAACTAAAGTAGCAAGCGCCggtcaattctgcttcaatatCTTCTCGCCTGGGAAGCTGGTAGTGTTGCCTCTTTATATGCTCATTGATCCTTCTCGGGTCCATGCACACCCTAagactgccgtctttctttttgaccaaaacCAAAGGGCTTACCCAGTCTGTAGGTCCATCTTCTTTTGTGATGATACCAGCTCTCTCCATTCT comes from the Amblyomma americanum isolate KBUSLIRL-KWMA chromosome 1, ASM5285725v1, whole genome shotgun sequence genome and includes:
- the LOC144109959 gene encoding uncharacterized protein LOC144109959 isoform X1; the encoded protein is MQPTARAEAVSCLRKRCNTCRKLHHFAICCPARALVNEVGAQFNDEFDVLDVCIDSCITGDWTVEAKVGGRKALFKVDTGAQASLLPFSIYRKLKTAELNPTSSVLRAYNGGIITNFGTVQKITVGDAATTVKFYVMKNGRRAILGLHACEALGLVQRTVDTVNTSAEYEAIKHFRHVFEGLGCLKQPYSMVLQPDATPVVQPARRVPLSLRQPLRDELQRMERAGIITKEDGPTDWYVPGKHLVLADMLSRSTTPGGVDNAGATEDVEVHALQLLNGMVTVTTQQKLAKETARDCYLQTVVSNLSAGNPIQGELKPFSSELSVINGILFKGTKAVIPRSMRQEMLTRIHAGHLGLNKCKERARLLVFWQGLNNDIAVLLQNCSTCRKFAYQQAKEPLIMRPVPQCAWYRVGADIFCFGGNSYVVVYDALSNFPDVERLPDTSARSVVAALSAMFARYGIPIELCTDNGPQFSSQEFAAFAKEYDFAHVTSSPHYPQSNGLAEKGVQIVKRIMKKTQDARHDFWLGLLAYRSTPLIDGQSPGELLQGRRLRSNLPDFGGIKTIEVKKHRQTPKGQPLPQLGKGDVVRLRDTTWSQKGKVVGEAAPRSCHVVTESRRVLRRNRRHLLHSSEQYAETSDDDTDDDCADEADPNARNSPESVTPQPYGTTSAAPQQPPGLCDQHLAHGATPSASITHPEQPTSVISLRRSTRTAKPPQRLRYDAAFNQLSLT
- the LOC144109959 gene encoding uncharacterized protein LOC144109959 isoform X2, producing the protein MQPTARAEAVSCLRKRCNTCRKLHHFAICCPARALVNEVGAQFNDEFDVLDVCIDSCITGDWTVEAKVGGRKALFKVDTGAQASLLPFSIYRKLKTAELNPTSSVLRAYNGGIITNFGTVQKITVGDAATTVKFYVMKNGRRAILGLHACEALGLVQRTVDTVNTSAEYEAIKHFRHVFEGLGCLKQPYSMVLQPDATPVVQPARRVPLSLRQPLRDELQRMERAGIITKEDGPTDWYVPGKHLVLADMLSRSTTPGGVDNAGATEDVEVHALQLLNGMVTVTTQQKLAKETARDCYLQTVVSNLSAGNPIQDVERLPDTSARSVVAALSAMFARYGIPIELCTDNGPQFSSQEFAAFAKEYDFAHVTSSPHYPQSNGLAEKGVQIVKRIMKKTQDARHDFWLGLLAYRSTPLIDGQSPGELLQGRRLRSNLPDFGGIKTIEVKKHRQTPKGQPLPQLGKGDVVRLRDTTWSQKGKVVGEAAPRSCHVVTESRRVLRRNRRHLLHSSEQYAETSDDDTDDDCADEADPNARNSPESVTPQPYGTTSAAPQQPPGLCDQHLAHGATPSASITHPEQPTSVISLRRSTRTAKPPQRLRYDAAFNQLSLT